The Streptosporangiales bacterium genome segment CCCACGTCCCGACCGTGCCGTGCCACACCATCGTCCGCCTGCGCGAGCCGCGCGCCCGTCCCTGCCGCCCGCGACGCCGCGTCCACCACAGGACGAGTCCCGCGACCGCGATCAGCCAGAGCCAGGACGCCGCGAGCTCGCTGTAGACGCGTCCCGGCTCGCCGAGATGGAGGTTGCGGTGCAGCCCGTCGATCCAGGTGCTGATCGGCAGCGCGCCGCTCGAGCCGTACGTGGCGAGCCGCCCCTTCACCTCGCCGGACACGGGGTCGACGAACACCGCGAGGCGTTCGCTCGGGCCGAGTCCGTCGGCGGCGAACAGCACCTGTGTGGTCTCCCCGCGGGACGGGGCGGGGCGGATCGCGAGCAGCGAGCGGTCGGGTTGGTCGGCCCGCGCCGCGGCCGCCTGCTGGGCCAGGGAGAGCGACGGGCCGCGTACCTCGGTGGTCAGCTGATCGCGGTAGACGGCGCGCTCCAGTTGCGGGCACGCGGCGTAGAGCATGCCGGTGACCGCGGCGACGACGACGAACGGGCCGACGAGCACACCGGCGTAGAAGTGGAGGCGCAGCAACAGCTGGCGCAGGTGTCGGGGCATGGAGAGGTTCCTGTCGTCACTAGTCGAGGAGCGCGGCGCCGAGGTACGAGCCCTCGGCGCAGCCGGGCGGCACGGCGAAGACCGCGGAGCCGATCGGCGTCGTCCACTCGTTGAGCAGGTCGAGGTCGGCGAGCCGGCGCTGGATCGGCACGAACTGCCGGTCGACATCGGCCTGGAACGCGACGAACACCAGGCCGGAGTTGCTGAGCTCTCCGGGCGGGGGCGGGTCGTCGTAGTTGTACGGGCGGCGCAGGAACCGCTGGGCGTCGTCGCCCGACCTGGCCCTGTGGATGTGCGCGAACGGCGCGATGACCGGCAGGCCGACGTCGTCGGTCGCGTCGAGGTCGGGCTCGTCGTGCTCGTGCCGGCCGGTCAGCGGCGCCCCGTCGGCCAGGCGCCGTCCGACGGCCTGCTCGCGGCCGCTCCGGTCGAGCTCGTCCCATGTGTCGAGGTCCATCGCGATCCGGCGGACGACCATCGACGTCCCGTCGGCGAGCCAGTCGGTGCCGTCGGCCCAGACGAGCGCGTCGTCGCCGGCCGCGGGGTTGTGCGTGCCGTCGACCTGTCCCATCAGGTTGCGCATCGACGTGCCCGAGCCGCCCCCGCGGAAGCCGGACTGGCGCCAGCGCACCGTGACGAAGGCGCGTGCCTCCTTCACCAGCAGCCGCACGGCGTGGGCGACGGCGAGCTCGTCGTCCGCGCAGACCTGGATCACCAGGTCGCCGTGCGACCAGGAGTCGTCGAGCCGGTCGACGCGGAACGCCGGGAGCGGACGCAGCCAGCGCGGTCTCCGGTCCCGGAGCCCGGCGGCGGTGAA includes the following:
- a CDS encoding Dyp-type peroxidase, which translates into the protein MAERRAPAVSRRGLLASGVAALGGAGLAVGGTRLVDRAAPDASPPGPRRHPFHGHRQAGVTTPPQAFAAFVAFDLRPSVDRDALRRLMTIWTDDASRLTRGRPGLTDTEPELAADPANLTITVGYGPDVFTAAGLRDRRPRWLRPLPAFRVDRLDDSWSHGDLVIQVCADDELAVAHAVRLLVKEARAFVTVRWRQSGFRGGGSGTSMRNLMGQVDGTHNPAAGDDALVWADGTDWLADGTSMVVRRIAMDLDTWDELDRSGREQAVGRRLADGAPLTGRHEHDEPDLDATDDVGLPVIAPFAHIHRARSGDDAQRFLRRPYNYDDPPPPGELSNSGLVFVAFQADVDRQFVPIQRRLADLDLLNEWTTPIGSAVFAVPPGCAEGSYLGAALLD